One Haladaptatus paucihalophilus DX253 genomic window, CAGACCCCAAACTAAATGGAACCCCAATCCAGCAAACCGGTAGGTGAGACGATGAAAGCCATCGTTCAGACTGGTCGTGAAGAGGTGGAAGTCCAAGAAGTAAAACGGCAGAGTCCAAGCGCCGACGAGGTTTTAGTTCGCGTCAAGTACGCTGGCGTCTGTGGCAGCGACGTCCACGCATATCTACAAATGGATGGCTTCGAGTGGGTGAAGATGCCGCGCGTGATGGGACACGAGTACGCGGGTACGGTCGTCGAAACCGGCGAGAATGTCACCCGTTTTTCGGTCGGTGAGACGGTGGTCGAAATCCCGATCCATCCCTGTGGAGAGTGTCACCAGTGCGAGATTGGTGAGGAGAACGTCTGTCAGAATACGACGCTCGTCGGGATGGAGACCGACGGTGCTTACTCGGAGTACACGACTGTCGACGCGAACCAGCTCATCGCGATTCCCGATGCGATTGAAACACGCCACGCAGCAGTTACAGAGCCCCTCGCGATTGCAGCGCGAGCAGCCTATGAGCGGGCGGACGTTACTCCTGGAGATTCCATCCTCGTCCAAGGACCAGGGCCGATCGGTATGCTGATCGCCGCTCTGCTCGACTCACTTGGAGCACATGTTATCGTCTCCGGACTCGGAAAAGATACGAAATACCGTCTACCGCTCGCCAAAGAACTCGGGATAGAGACCGTCGATATCAGCGAGACGGACCTTGGTGAGTACATTGAGAGGGAGACCGATAGTATTGGCGTCGACACCGTGTTCGACACGACCGGCCACAAAAGTGGGGTTGAGACAGCTGTCGACTACGCGCGAAAAGGCGGTGAGGTAATTGTCGTCGGCCTCCCCGGGGAGTCGAGTGAATTGTTTTTCTCACCGATCGTCCGCGGTGAACTTGATATCAAGACCTCCTACGGAGCGACTCGGGAGAATTACAAGCAGGCGGTGAACGTGCTTGAGGTCGGTGCTATCGACGTGGAAACTATCATCGACACCAGTTACGAAAGCGACGGGCCTGCGTCAGCGTTCGAGGACTTCCTTGCTGGACAAACCTGCAAGCCGATGTTCTCGTTCCAATAGTCAGATGGATCACCGACCGCTTTGGAATGCTCATTCGTGTTCTGCCACATCGAAGACGACCTTTGCCGATCCACATACAACCACTTCTGTAAGGCCAATAGACAGAATTCTAGGATAGTGTATTGGCTCATTCTCGGCTGTAAATAGCAATATAGGGTCAGTTACGGATGATGGGTCACAAAGACCGATAGTTTAAGGTACGGCAATTACATTGTGAGAAGTGTGCATACCGTAGAGCCAGAGATCGAACGACCTGATAGTGAAGTCGTTGAAGGTTTCGAGGGAATTCCCAGCTCTGTTGCGTCGGACGTGACGGGGAACGTGCGCTTCGCGATGGACTCCGGCATCAAGCCAGTATACGACGGAGCAACACTCGTGGGGACTGCAGTGACAGTAAAGGCAGAGCCAGGTGACAACCTCATCATCCACAAAGCGATCACGATGGCGGAACCAGGCGACGTACTCGTCATCGATGCAAATGGCTACGTCGAAACTGCCCACCTCGGCGAACTCATGTGCGCCTCTTGTAAGGCGAACGACCTCGCCGGCATCATCATCGACGGTGCGATCCGCGATAGCGCAGACATCAAGGAGATGGAGTTTCCCGTGTACGCTCGGGGGATCCACCCACAGGGTCCGCTGAAGCAGAGCCCTGGGTCGATTAATGTTACCATAACATGTGGTAAAGTGTCAGTCGATCCTGGAGATATCATCGTCGGTGACGATGACGGTATTACGGTTGTTCCCGGTGAAAATGCAGAGAAAGTACTCAAAGACGCTCGTGAGAAATTTGCCGCCGAAGGTGACACACGTGAACTCGTCGAGGATGG contains:
- a CDS encoding zinc-dependent alcohol dehydrogenase; its protein translation is MKAIVQTGREEVEVQEVKRQSPSADEVLVRVKYAGVCGSDVHAYLQMDGFEWVKMPRVMGHEYAGTVVETGENVTRFSVGETVVEIPIHPCGECHQCEIGEENVCQNTTLVGMETDGAYSEYTTVDANQLIAIPDAIETRHAAVTEPLAIAARAAYERADVTPGDSILVQGPGPIGMLIAALLDSLGAHVIVSGLGKDTKYRLPLAKELGIETVDISETDLGEYIERETDSIGVDTVFDTTGHKSGVETAVDYARKGGEVIVVGLPGESSELFFSPIVRGELDIKTSYGATRENYKQAVNVLEVGAIDVETIIDTSYESDGPASAFEDFLAGQTCKPMFSFQ
- a CDS encoding 4-carboxy-4-hydroxy-2-oxoadipate aldolase/oxaloacetate decarboxylase, with amino-acid sequence MHTVEPEIERPDSEVVEGFEGIPSSVASDVTGNVRFAMDSGIKPVYDGATLVGTAVTVKAEPGDNLIIHKAITMAEPGDVLVIDANGYVETAHLGELMCASCKANDLAGIIIDGAIRDSADIKEMEFPVYARGIHPQGPLKQSPGSINVTITCGKVSVDPGDIIVGDDDGITVVPGENAEKVLKDAREKFAAEGDTRELVEDGAYLYEAKGYNKLYEDMDVVGPEDSVQ